The following are encoded in a window of Primulina eburnea isolate SZY01 chromosome 4, ASM2296580v1, whole genome shotgun sequence genomic DNA:
- the LOC140830052 gene encoding uncharacterized protein: MWNDLIRFGANFSSPWILLGDFNNVLTPDEKQRGLKVKNCETKDFVDCVAILDLLDLKFSGCFYTWMSPKVCSKLDCVLVNQAWLSSNLIGHTEFQAPGCLSDHTVSIVSLLEDQKQEPKAFKFFNMWTLSDKFLDLVLDRWRFEGYGTCQYRLKQLFKGLKNHCRRSIDGNISSRAAAAKRRLEELQRNMLHTCTILDEYKQLKRKTEIVMEAERLFITQKTKINYLKQGDMCTKFFHDLIKRNNKRNVILAIKNSEANFVTDLKEIAQCFIHFYYDLLGKKLSTAPIDHDLFRQGPYVKEKDWNSFTKMIIVDEIDRALLDIGNDKAPGPDGFGALLTTFMGEIVDDAQTAFIKDRSIVDNIHLAQELLRKYARKRETPRCMLKVDLRKAYDIVYWDFLREFGDMAGLRINALKSNIYTASMADSVRQEILMITGFADGSLPFRYLGVPLAAARLKAADYSILVDTIARRINAWPRNSLSYAGKIELIRSMVQGVECFWLSMLHVPSCVIDSIQSIFRKFVWPTKHLPIAWTSVCKPLGDGGLGLKDLKAWNKALLAKTLWKIHLKKDSLWIK, encoded by the exons ATGTGGAATGATTTGATACGATTTGGTGCAAATTTCTCTTCACCTTGGATTCTATTGGGTGATTTCAATAATGTGTTAACACCGGATGAGAAGCAAAGGGGTCTGAAAGTGAAGAACTGTGAAACCAAAGATTTTGTGGATTGTGTGGCTATATTAGACTTGTTGGATTTAAAATTCTCGGGTTGCTTCTACACATGGATGAGCCCCAAGGTGTGCAGCAAGTTGGATTGTGTCTTGGTTAATCAGGCATGGCTGTCTTCGAATCTAATTGGACATACTGAATTTCAAGCCCCGGGTTGTCTGTCGGATCACACTGTCTCTATAGTATCATTACTCGAGGATCAAAAGCAAGAACCGAAGGCCTTCAAGTTTTTCAACATGTGGACATTGAGTGACAAGTTTTTGGATTTGGTTTTAGACCGGTGGAGATTTGAGGGATATGGCACTTGTCAATATCGGCTTAAGCAGCTGTTCAAAGGTTTGAAAAACCATTGCAGACGCTCAATAGATGGCAACATTTCTTCTCGTGCAGCTGCTGCTAAGAGGAGATTAGAGGAGTTGCAAAGGAACATGCTTCACACATGTACTATACTAGATGAATATAAACAATTAAAGCGGAAAACTGAAATTGTCATGGAGGCTGAAAGATTATTCATTACTCAAAAGACAAAGATCAACTACTTGAAACAGGGAGATATGTGTACTAAGTTCTTCCATGATTTGATCAAGAGAAACAACAAAAGGAATGTTATCTTGGCCATCAAAAATAGCGAGGCGAATTTTGTTACTGATTTGAAGGAAATAGCTCaatgttttattcatttttacTATGATCTATTGGGTAAAAAATTAAGTACAGCTCCAATTGACCATGATCTGTTTCGACAAGGACCGTATGTCAAGGAAAAGGATTGGAACTCATTCActaagatgattatagttgaTGAGATTGACAGAGCATTGCTTGATATCGGCAATGACAAAGCCCCTGGGCCGGATGGATTTGGAGCACT GTTGACTACTTTTATGGGAGAAATTGTTGATGACGCCCAAACAGCTTTCATTAAAGATCGATCCATTGTGGACAATATCCACCTTGCACAAGAACTACTGAGGAAGTATGCTAGGAAAAGGGAAACTCCTCGTTGCATGTTGAAAGTTGATTTACGTAAAGCATATGACATAGTTTATTGGGACTTTCTGAGGGAG TTTGGGGATATGGCTGGCCTCAGAATTAATGCACTAAAATCCAATATTTATACGGCTAGTATGGCTGATAGCGTGAGGCAGGAGATATTGATGATAACTGGCTTTGCTGATGGGTCGTTGCCATTCAGATATCTAGGGGTCCCATTGGCGGCTGCACGACTCAAAGCAGCAGATTATAGCATTCTTGTTGACACCATTGCGAGGAGAATTAATGCTTGGCCCAGGAACTCTTTATCTTATGCAGGGAAAATAGAACTAATTCGATCGATGGTTCAAGGAGTGGAATGTTTCTGGCTATCCATGCTACATGTTCCGTCCTGTGTGATTGACTCCATTCAATCAATTTTCCGGAAGTTTGTTTGGCCAACAAAGCACCTGCCTATTGCATGGACTTCAGTTTGCAAGCCTTTGGGGGATGGAGGATTGGGTCTTAAGGATCTCAAGGCGTGGAACAAAGCTTTACTTGCAAAAACGCTGTGGAAAATCCACCTCAAGAAAGATAGCCTCTGGATTAAATGA